The DNA region gtgtgctagctttgtgaagtTACAACCTCGCACATATCTTTGCGCAGAGTGAAATGAAACTCCAAACGTTCATCAGAGCAAACCCTTGAAGTTAAACGCTATCCATCAGGACAAACTTTGTTTACTCAAATCATGCAAAACAAGGAATAGGAAAAGAAGACAGGCTCTGAAATATAAAGCACGGTTTAGTTTTTTttggatttgttgttgttgtttttcttggatttttttctccgaATTCCCATTCTACGCCTTCAGCTCTGTAGAAAACACAGATCTGGAATATTAGAAAACAACCACCTAGGACTgaacaaaaaatgagaaatagTTGCACAGAGAACAACAAGCGTTCACCGACCCAGTCCTGTAGAATTACCGGATCTCATCTTAGTCAGGAAGGATCCGCCTGCACCGTTACTAACATTTCATACAAATTTCGGAGTCAAAACTTCCCAGCTCAACCCGAACCTGTGACCGCCGATGAACCAAGAAGCGCCTACTGCCTGCTCTGAGTGGAAGGGGCTTACCCCCTTCCTTCTATCATTCGTTCACGGACACACGGACCAGCACTTCCCACCCACACCACTCACTGGGGAAACTCAGGAGACAGAGGACGGAGTTCTAGAAAGCTCCAAGGATCCCATTCTACACAGTGAAGACATGCGGTCACCTTTACTAACGCACATCATTTTGGACAGGACAGAGTTTGCAGGCAATTTTCTTGCCTTGTCGACTGATGCCTTGTGCTGATAGCGATGTATGTAacgtaaatatattttttcttattttagcatGTAGAATACTGTTAGTCTTAGCCCATTAGTCGAAAAGCATAATGCGTTTATCAACACGCATTGCTGTAGCCGTTGTTCTTGAATGACTTGTATAAAGATAGCAAAAGAAAAGAGGCTGTACTGAGACACAAAACGTAACAATCAgacacacaccccacacacacaacacacacacacactctcacacacacacccacccctgcacagccacaGCTATCACGGTGCTTAAATCAATTGTCAGGCACTTTGCCTTTAATACTTCACTTCATACGAAACAAGGTCTAAATGAAGTACTCCACCACCACTGACTGAGACGAGACATTGAAAGGCAATAGAAGGTGGGGTTAATCCACTGGACACGAATCCTCTAAGCCCGTTCAGCTCCTGAGGAGGTGGGGCTGCTCAGGCACCTGCCGTGGAAAGGACAGGGTTTCCAGACAATTTCCTTCCCTTGTCGACGTCCAGCATCAGCAGAGCTCGTTACACCGAAGAGGTTCACCACGCTTGGGCCATTTCATCCAGCACAAGATGAACGGCAAGAGCCTCTCCGCCGAGCCGACACGGCTGACAGCGGATCAGGCAGCACGTGCCGTTTCGCACTGCCTGCTGCCGAAAAAGAAACGTTACGGATTAATTCATCCGTCCCTGGGAACACAGGTCGGCACTAGCCGCCAAAGCAGACACAGGAGGCGCAacagcccagcaccgccagcccgaGGTTAGGAAAGGCGCCGAGAGAAGGACCGCGCGGGCTTACCGACCTGCGGTGCGTCGGGGTGGGTGGGCGGCTCtcccgggccggggctgctgctcgGGCTCGGCTTCGCGCAGGGCTCCCCGCCGAGCAGCTCCTCCGCGGGCAggctgggcagcggcggcggcagccaagCGCCGTCGGCCACGGCGCGGCCCGGCGCCACGCACAGGTTGTAGGAGTAGGGCAAGGTGCCCTCGCAGAAGTCGGCCGGGAAGGCGGCGCCGGCCACCGAGAAGCGCTGCGCGCCCAGGCAGCGCAGgacggcgggcggcccggcccggcgcatcCGCGCCAGCACGGCCAGCGCCACGCTCAGCAGGAACAGGGCGGAGAGGAGCGCCAGCGCCAGCACCAGGTAGAACTGCAGCTCCGCCGGCGAgtcggcgcccgccgcccgctcgctCAGCTCCGGCAGCGCCTCCTGCAAGCTCTCGGCCAGCACCACGTGCAGCGTGGCCGTGGCCGACAGCGCCGGCTGCCCGTGGTCCTTCACCACGGCCACCAGCCGCTGCTTCGCCGCGTCCCTCTCCGACACGGCCCGCGCCGTGCGCACCTCgccgctgtgcagccccacgcGGAACAGCGCCGGCTCCGCCGCCTGCACCAGCTCGTACGACAGCCACGCGTTGCGCCCCGCgtccgcgtccaccgccaccacctTGGCCACCAGGTACCCGGCCTCGGCCGACCGCGGCACCACCTCGAACGCCGCCGGCACCGactccgcccccgccgcccccgccgccggccacaGCACCCGCGGCGCGTTGTCGTTGCGGTCCAGCACGAAGACGCGCACCGTCGCCGTCGAGCTCCGCGCCGGCGACCCGCCGTCCTGCGCCCGCACCGCCACCGCGAACTCGCGGCACTGCTCGTAGTCGAACGAGCGCTGCGCGTAcaccgcgccgctccgcgcctccACCGACACGTACGGCGCcgcgcccgcgctgccgcccgccagcCAGTAGCTCACGCGCCCGTTGGCGCCCGCGTCCGCGTCCCGCGCGCGCACGCGCACCACCGGCGCGCCCGCCGCGTTGTTCTCCGCCACGTAGGCCCTGTAGGCGGCTTCCTCGAAcaccggcgcgttgtcgttcacgtccgACACCTCCAGCACCAGCGCCGTGCGGCTCGACAGCGCCGGGCTGCCCCGGTCCCTGGCCACCACCGTCACCCGGTGCTCGGCCGCCTGCTCCCGGTCCAGCGCGCTCGCCGTCACCACCTTGTACGAGCCGCCCGGCGACGACACGATCGACAGCGGCGCCTCGCCCAACAGCTCGCACGACACCTGCCCGTTCTCCCCGGAGTCCGGGTCGTTCACGTGCAGGAGGGCCACCACGGTGCCGGCTGGCGCGTCCTCGGCCACCGGGCTCGACACCGACAACATCGTGATTtcgggcgcgttgtcgttctcgTCGGTGATGTCTATCTGCACCTTGCAGTGAGCCGTCAGCCTGCCGCCGTCCCTCGCCTCCAGGCCGAAGCTGTATTTGTTCTTCTCCTCGAAATCGAGGGGCCGCACCGTCCTCACCTCGCCGCTGTCGCTGCCGACGCTGAACAACGCGCGGACGCCGTCCGGGACGTTGCCGAACGAGTACGAGACCTGCCCGTTGGTGCCCGCGTCCGCGTCCGTGGCTCGCACCCGCAACACCAGCGACCCCGCCGGCAGATTCTCCCGCACTCGCGCCACGTAGACGCTTTTA from Opisthocomus hoazin isolate bOpiHoa1 unplaced genomic scaffold, bOpiHoa1.hap1 HAP1_SCAFFOLD_185, whole genome shotgun sequence includes:
- the LOC142359869 gene encoding protocadherin gamma-B5-like codes for the protein MAGRQRQSRRRAGGRALLAALVLGLCCRAAPERIRYAIAEELGRGSLVGPLARDLGLSPAELPTRKLRVASAAKRQLKYFTVSEESGNLYVSERLDREEMCGESVSCSVSFEALLQNPLNVFHVEVAIQDVNDNSPTFSKAALDLEITELTTPGAHFPLEMARDADVGSNSLLTYQLSSNPSFTLAVKESPDGSKQPELVLERALDREKQSSFQLVLTAMDGGEPVRSGTVQVRVNVTDANDNAPVFSKSVYVARVRENLPAGSLVLRVRATDADAGTNGQVSYSFGNVPDGVRALFSVGSDSGEVRTVRPLDFEEKNKYSFGLEARDGGRLTAHCKVQIDITDENDNAPEITMLSVSSPVAEDAPAGTVVALLHVNDPDSGENGQVSCELLGEAPLSIVSSPGGSYKVVTASALDREQAAEHRVTVVARDRGSPALSSRTALVLEVSDVNDNAPVFEEAAYRAYVAENNAAGAPVVRVRARDADAGANGRVSYWLAGGSAGAAPYVSVEARSGAVYAQRSFDYEQCREFAVAVRAQDGGSPARSSTATVRVFVLDRNDNAPRVLWPAAGAAGAESVPAAFEVVPRSAEAGYLVAKVVAVDADAGRNAWLSYELVQAAEPALFRVGLHSGEVRTARAVSERDAAKQRLVAVVKDHGQPALSATATLHVVLAESLQEALPELSERAAGADSPAELQFYLVLALALLSALFLLSVALAVLARMRRAGPPAVLRCLGAQRFSVAGAAFPADFCEGTLPYSYNLCVAPGRAVADGAWLPPPLPSLPAEELLGGEPCAKPSPSSSPGPGEPPTHPDAPQVGKPARSFSRRLS